DNA from Acanthochromis polyacanthus isolate Apoly-LR-REF ecotype Palm Island chromosome 7, KAUST_Apoly_ChrSc, whole genome shotgun sequence:
TGCGTAGACGCAcctacacatacatacatacacatccTTTATAATTACATAACATAATATTaccaaaagaataaaacaagaaaaacaaaataaaataaaaataaatacaataacgacacgaaaccaaaaaaatatatataaaaacaaataatatttcacttttcacAATAGGGATGTTCGTTAAGGGACCTTTAgtcctatatatatatatatatatatatatatatatatatatattaatattgaATTCATTTAactattaatttttattaattacCTAATTTACTCTtccatttctttcatttatttttcaattacttttgttttattttttgttttgtattttcaagtgttatttttttaaaatgttttgtcacaACAAATGACctttcacatatatatatatatacatatatacatacatatatatatatatatatatatatatatatataggtcaCTTCTACGACATCCCTACCTagaaagaaaatagaagcaGCAACCATCGTTGACACTATTTACCTACTTTTATAGTCTGCACATTATAAGGAACACCAATGTCtactcattttcagtcattctttgCAAAAGTATTCAAACTTGAAAGTAACGGATTCCATAGTTctgtgaaactttgaccctgaccatatttttcaaaagTTAGCCTCTCCAATGGTAAGAAGTCTGAAATTTGGGCaagaaatgtcttaaaatgggaGGAGAGTGATCCTTCCAACATAGAAGTAtacatttctttgcaaaatatGAGAGAGCCCTCTTCAAGTACGGCTACAAATTCTCTTTTGGACTGAGGTCTAGGCTCTGACTAAGCAACTCaagaacattcaccttgttgtctttaaactatTTGTAATTTACCAAATAACAATACTCCCCTCTTTTCTTATTTACAATAAACTAATTAAAAGAGCTTTGTAGCCTTTGTAGCTTTGTATCACCTAATATTATGAAAAAATTGCAGACTTACATCTTTTATGTTTCTATATAACAGGTCATTATTTTTGTCCAGGAAACCTAGAATgtcacagggaaaaaaaagttaaagtcACAGAGCTGTCAGTTTGAAATGAAATGGTTTTGATGTTTGAGTAACAGAGTCTTAGACTGTGGTTTCTTTTACCCACAACGCAGTAGGTGACCTCCCCGGCATAATGCAAGAGACGGAAATCTCCCCTCTCCAGAGTCTTACGTGTCATTTTGTCAGCCAGTTTGTGCCTGCAGTCAAAGAGGTGGAGAGAGACGGAGGGATGAGGAGTGAGAGGCTTTATAGACCAGTCCTAATCCTCCATCTCTATCGGCTCACTGTTGACTCGCTCACAGGACACCGGTCAGCGGAGCGCCAATGAAAGAAGTTAGTGTTGAGGAAAAGCTTTGAGCTGGACAGTATCATTGAGAGGGACGATGTATGTAATTAAATCAACTGGTTGATTACAAAATACATTATTCAAAAGGATCAGAAAAACATTTGTGATTAGTGTCCAGTTACCAAATGATCTTTTGAAATATGTAAAGCTCTGTTTTGCATAAACATCTCCCTGTGTGACAAATATTCTGTGGATACATGTGTTTGGTTTTAACTCACGTGACAAAGTGGGGGTGATTTCCCATTTTATCTTCCAGTCTCTCCAGGAAAGTGAGATCTGTAGCATCTCCTGGCCTGAGACACTCCTCATCCTGCAGGATAATCATAAGCACATTACAATTATTGTCAGTaaagtggggttttttttcaattttaaacaaatggCTGTCCTGTCCTGTAGCTACTCACCAGTATAGATATGATTCCTCGGTGTTTCTCCTCAACCAGGTCACAGATGATCTTGTTGTTGAAGAACTGAACTGGCTCCCACTGGGGGAATCAGAATGAAACAAATTGTAATCTGAACTCTGTTTAAAGCAAATCAATGTAAACAGTCACTGATTCATTATTCCCCAGGTCACCTCGATATTTTCTGCTTCGTATTCGTCCTGCTCAGCTTTCAGTGTCAGCTGGATAaatagctgctgcagcttctcatTGCAGTAGTTTATACAGAATTGCTCAAAGCTggagaaaaaggcaaaaagatCAAACTTTATAAGTTTGCAGTTTTTACAAAGAATATCAAGAAGGCATCAGCCATTATTTTCTAAAAAAGTCTACAACCTTCAGCAGGACAATACATTAGATTCCCCCATACCTGTTTACATAGAAAACCTCAAATCCATATATGTCCAAAAGCCCTATGACGGTCTTCCGTGAGGGATCCTAGCAGAAAAAAGTGAGTGAAACACATCCTCACTGTCTGGGATTCATCAGTTCTCACACCTCACTACCCTCACCTTGTTCTCCATGGACTCATTGATCCTGTTGACCAGCCATGTGAAGGTGTGTCCATAGATGGCTTTGGACAGGGCGTCTCTGGCATAGATGGCATGATCAGTTGTGAACGGGGTGAGGACCTTTACAGCGAGACAACACCATGGCTGTATTTCAGACATGTTAATCTTAAATAGAAGCACAACCTTGTCACTGAAAAAGATAAATGTCAACCTGATCTTTTTTGGCTTCAATCTTCCTGAATGTTAATCCCTCTTGGAGATTCTGGACATCCACACCTAGTAGCTGTGAAGAAAATAACATAAAGTGTATGTATATGCTTGCTGGACATCTGAAGAATTGATTTTTCTGGATTCTTACATCTGAGACCCAGTGCAGCTCTGTGTTGTCGTTCAGGAGGGCATGGCCTTTACTGTCAGAGTCAAACTGAATGTTGCCCAAGTGGAGAACACTCGCAACGATCCCAAACAAGTGCTGCACagaatcatcattttattagaAATACTGCAAAACTTGTAAGCAAGAACGATTGGTGCAGATCAGGACATCTGCAGGAGCAGCCAACTTACATTGGTGTTAATCTCATCAAAGTTGATGACTTGCAGTGCATTCTTGACTGTTTTCCAgtcatttctgtcattaatGGAAGACACAATGGCACACTCTCCCTGTCAGAAGCAATAAACATAGAAATAAACTGTCAAAGTGTGCTAATTTCCTATAAATCTGTTTTGTTCAATCAGACTCACTAAGGCACACATACTTGGGTTAGATAGTTGTAATGTTGGACGTCTCTCTCCAGGCCCAGCTGGCACAGCAAGTCGTCCGTTCCTCCCTCCACCAGCTGATAGAAGATGTGGAAGTTTCTCTCCCCGTGATTCTGATGCACAACCCTTGACTTCTCCAGCAGGTAGTTCAGGATATGGCCTCCTACAGCATCCCCCTATGGGCATCATGATCCTAAAGACAGCAGCTCTACAACTTGCAGAAAAAACATAGCCTATGGTCCAGTGGCCAGATTTAAAACCTGTTAGGATAAAGTGTCTCCTTCTTAAAAGCTACTGATTCAGTTCTGTGAAGGGAAAGTGGTGTGCTAGTGTCAGTAACTGtcctctttttgtttccttGAAGCTGTAATTTTCAGTAATTTAATTTGTTCTATTTTCAGAGTCCATATAGCTTCCCTTGTATTACAGCTAGGCTTGTCGTGTTTATTTAACGCATGTCTGATATAGTAAacttagaaataaaaaactaaaataaaacaaaagcaaatgccCCACGACTAAAAGCATTTCTCATGAAGTGTTTAtgcacgttttttttcttttaagtaatTCCTTCAGATCTGTCTTAGAGCCCTTCTGTGAATCTGAACTCTTACCTCGCTATTAAACTGAATGTCCATATACTTCCCAAACCGGCTtgagttgtcattttttagtgttttggcATTCCCGAAAgcctgcaggaaaacacagtCACATCATTCCAAATAATTAATGTTAGCAAGATCTGCTTCTTGGCATATTATTGCACTGATAAAATATTAGCACACCTCCAGGACAGGGTTGGACATGAGCATTTTGTCTCTGACAGTGTTTAGTAGAGTGGTGCTGGGACAACTGACAGCATAATACTGCAGGATCTTCTTAGAGGCTTCTGTTTTCCCTGCTCCACTCTCCCCAGAGATGAGAATGAAGTGATTGTTGAACTCTGTCAGCATAGTGTGGTAGGCATTATCTGCCAAGGCGTAGCTGGAGGAACACAGAACAAAGATAATATTTCAAAGGTAAATCTTGATCTACTGGACCAGGAGTTACTTCAGTCAAGAGCATTTCAGAGTTTAAGTCCCTTATAtgtacatttgtgtgtcaaattaaaagaaaaaccaacataTAGTATATTAGGAAGGCATTAGGCCATCATGTGCTGCAACAGGCTCACTTCACATTCGTATTGATTTTCCAAGTGTCTTGGAACTATACTGGACAGATGAAAACTATTTTTTCAAAAGATAtttcctcatttggtgttttgatgatggtggtgggaAGCACTGTCCAAAATCTCCATTAAGTGCTCTGCTGGGATGAGATCTTGTGACTGTGAAGGCCACAGCATGCAACATTTTCATCAAGCCATTCAGTGACTCCTTTTGCCCTATGGATGTGGTGATTGTTATCCTGAAAGAGACCACTCCAGTCAGGATGGAAACGTTCCATCATAGGATAACTTCCTGTGGATTTGCAGTGACTCTTCCCTAAGGGGACAAGTGGATCCAAACCATGGCAGCAAAATGCCCCTCACAGCCTAACACCAGCATCAGAACTCCTCACTAGAGGGGtcaggttttcctttaatttgacgCCTGTCTGTTTACACacattttcatagttttcataCAAATTATACACTCACATGTGAGGTGGAAGCTCAAAAAAGTTGACTCCCATGTAGGTATCCATCTGTTTCTTACTGTAGATGTCCAGCTCTTTGTAAGGATTGACAGACACTATTAAAGTGCCAACATAAGTCTAAAAGAATGAGTTAAAAGTTGTCATATTCATTGCAAAAATATGCTCACATTGTTGACAACAGGGTTCAAATGGTTCCTTCCAGACTTACATAGATGAGATCCTTGCTGAAGCGTTTCTTTAAGTTGGTGAGAAAGGCTGCCTCTGTGGTTTCATCCAGGAGGACAAAGTCCTGGATTCCCACTCGGTCCCTGGCCGTCAGGGCCCCCTCCATGTCGAGTTGACCCTGTGCAACAAGTCATATTAACCATACGGTGGGCTAAATGCACAGCCTCAGAGCACTGGGAATAACTTCTTAAAAGCTGTAAGTGATCAGCAAAATAATCTGCAGATTTATACTTTATATTTTCAAAACCATGCCATTCCACATTCTGTCCATCCTAGTTAAGTCATTAAGTTtgtttgaatgaatgaaagatGTGTTAATTTATTGGttaaataaatcctaaaccttAGAGGAAACAAACTCCTCCAAAGTAACAAGTGCAACATTTGCATGTTGACAACAATCATATTCGTCATTTTCACTCATGTATTTTGACAACTGCAGCTGTATGAATAAATGTTTGAATAAATGCCTCTGTGGGGGAGGACAACGCtgaaaaaagcaccaaaaaaagcacaaacatggTGTCTGTTAGTGCTATTGAAAAAAGAGGTCTAGAGGTCCTATGTGTCTTTGAAGCAAAGGTCTGTGATTGTGCAGATGAACAGACAGAAGATAATGATCGCTACACAGCACACAGGGACCTTGGCCAGCAGCCCATAGTTCCCTTGAGCCGAGACACcaaccaaacacaacacactgtgCAAATGGACTCGGCGAGCCCAAAACAGCGGCACATTTAAGAAGCATAGTGGGAAAAATTCCACCAATCTGTTTTGCATTCGCAGCACCAACACTTAGACCAAAGGTTTTCACagcttttgttggttttgtatttttttctctctcctttggAAGCAGAAGTCCTTTGATTCTCAAGTCTCtctgtaaaaacattaaaaaagataATCCATTGGATCTAATTGACACAAAGCCCTCcttcccccctcctcccttGCCTCTATCCTCCGCCTATGGCCCTCATTTCTTCTGAGAAAGGCCAAGTGTTTTTGTCCTGTAAATACCACGgagcagagacaaaaaagacgtCTTTAAAATGCAGTCTACAATCCATTACACATATTCCCCCTGCATATCCATTCAGTAATTATTCATTAGAAAACATTTAACGTCACAGTGAATTTCACACTAGGCAGTCGAAACACAATAGAGGAGATTTGGCCTATTTTGGGGTGAGGAGTTGGGGAGGGGTTAGCTGTACAGAGGAAGGGTGAAGGCgaaggaggggggaggaggggagcagTATTTGTCTGATCTGAGAACCTCTGAAACGGGGCCGTCTTGAGACAACGGGGACGGACTAAATAGTGCAGTAACGGTCTGTGCCCCGCTGCTTGCTGTGACACTCATTTAGTGTGCTTTAGTGTGCCCCGAGGGCAAACAATAGAGGCTTGTTCTTAGCAATCCTGTGCTGTAATTTGGACTTCACTACTTTGCTCATACGGGGCCCCATAGAAGGATAGAGGAGGCTAGTCAGatgagagtgttttttttccacctgtcAGCCCCGCACCCCCAATGCTCTCACCACTCGCCTCAACAATACCCCTCACCCCGTGTCCCCACCAATAACCCTCACCCGACCCCCTTCCCATAGCCCCCCACCCTCCCACCCACCCACTTTAAGCCAATGAGACAGGTGAACAATATCATTGAAGGAACCCTTTTTTGGACGTCAGAATCAATCTGGCGATGTGATGGTAGTGGTGCTGCTGTGGGGTATCTGTGACACCCCCTTCCTTCATGGGAACAAACTTCTCTCAGGGCAGCACAGGCAGACAATGTGCTGGGACAGCGTGACTTAGGGATCTGCCATACAGTATTACAAGTAATAACATGAACAGATAAGCTCCTGTCAAGAGGAGGATTAATGAATTCAGTGGTGATAATAATGCTAATGTTCAAGGTTTTCTCACTAAATCTAAAGGTTTGCTGTTTTCCATTCAGGGTTGCTTTGGTGTCCTGCAGGTATTTCTTTTTAAGAAAGCTGTCTGCAGCAAGCAGATGTGCTTCTAATGACACTGCACTAGAAAGGCTGAACACTGAATGGGCGTTTTTAGTCCAGGAGGACAAGAGATTCTGAGCTAAAGGAGGCACCTGGCTGTTGAAAAAGctctccttgtgcatgtgtgattTGTAGTCTCTAACAAGCCAAATAGCCTAGATTGTAATTCTAGTTATAATTAAACAATAGACTTCCCGATCTCGTGCATAGCAGCGGAAAGAATGATTATGTAATGAATCCTTCAAGCCGCAGTCAGATCAGGTGGATTGCCTTGCTACCTCAGAGCACAAGCAATTGTATTTTAATTAAGAGATGGTCCCTCGTCTTGGTCTAGAGTGTCAGTGTTGCCTGAGACAGAGTGACCTCATCTGAGAGAAGAGTGGAGGTAGCTTTagatgagggagggaggggacgCAGCTGCTAAGACACAGAAATTTACCCACCAACACTtatctgcccccccccccccccgcaaaAGAGGATTCTACCTGATTGTATGATACATGATAAGTAGCATCTCCACTTGACCCCAGTgttactgcatgtcttctctGCACAGTTTTGACCAGGGGCATGCTTTCCTGAAGCATCTTGCAGCAATACTTTAACATTTTGAGGAAATATGCTTTCTGATGAAGAGTTAAGTGAGAAAAGTGATATCATTTTTATATCTGTAGGTTAAATATGAAGTTATCCAGTTATTTAAGTTTCATATAAAGATGGCAGAAACAGGAGGCCTGGCTAAATCAGTGAGTAATCAAAATCTGCCATCCAGACTCACTAATTTAATGTGCTGTCTGTTTAATTTGTACAGAAGTTGAAGTTCAAAACATTAGTGGTTGCTGTGCAACAAGTGAAGGCTGCAGGATCTCCCTGCTCCAAATtgcaaattgattttttttttacacatttttgcacacctaaaacaaactgaataaaacttGTGTGTTACTGGAAGTGCTGGTAGATGCATTTTGTCAACTTCTAGCAGATCAAGCCAGGTTtcctcatttcttctttttgtgctaagctaaattAACTGCAGGCTCTAGTTTAAAATTTATGACAGTGCTATCAATCTTCTCGTCTAACTCCCCACTAGAAAGCATGTTTCCAGGATGGCcggtcttttttttctctggtggTGATCATATATCTAATCCCACAAGCTTGCAATGGCCTAAGACCATCTTAAGTGACTAAGCAGAGCCCAGGTCTGAGCAAAACTCACAgaacaaactgtaaatttaCTCTGAAatgtgaagcttttttttttttactagctTTGAAACAGTTGGCAGCACCTTCAGATACCAAAACCATagtgtttttgaaatgtaaCAAAACTACAAGTCAAGTAATAAAATGACAGGACATTTTCATAACACAAACCTGCATTCTGAAGCCGTATTAGTCTGCTGCCAGTGATGCTCCAAGCTGAAATGACGTCCTTCCCTCCAGagaagttaaaaataaataacgcTTCCTCCTGTGTCTACTTGCATGGAGGCAATCAGTGACTCTCTGGATTCTAGACAGTCATGGCAAAAAACACATTCGTGTTAGGTAATACAAAAGCACATCTGCTATCTTCTCTTCTAGTAGCTCATTCATGCAGCATGCGGTGGCACTACAAAATTGGTGATGCTGCGTGGAGGCCAGTGCACACATATGTTTCTCCACATCATCTGTACCCAGGCTGAAGGCGCTCTGGGCCGAGTGCTTAATCATTCATGTTGTGGGaggtggagggatggagagatctTATTCAGTGCTTACCTGGGTATCTACTGCTCTACTGAG
Protein-coding regions in this window:
- the myo1ha gene encoding unconventional myosin-Ih, with the protein product MQGQLDMEGALTARDRVGIQDFVLLDETTEAAFLTNLKKRFSKDLIYTYVGTLIVSVNPYKELDIYSKKQMDTYMGVNFFELPPHIYALADNAYHTMLTEFNNHFILISGESGAGKTEASKKILQYYAVSCPSTTLLNTVRDKMLMSNPVLEAFGNAKTLKNDNSSRFGKYMDIQFNSEGDAVGGHILNYLLEKSRVVHQNHGERNFHIFYQLVEGGTDDLLCQLGLERDVQHYNYLTQGECAIVSSINDRNDWKTVKNALQVINFDEINTNHLFGIVASVLHLGNIQFDSDSKGHALLNDNTELHWVSDLLGVDVQNLQEGLTFRKIEAKKDQVLTPFTTDHAIYARDALSKAIYGHTFTWLVNRINESMENKDPSRKTVIGLLDIYGFEVFYVNSFEQFCINYCNEKLQQLFIQLTLKAEQDEYEAENIEWEPVQFFNNKIICDLVEEKHRGIISILDEECLRPGDATDLTFLERLEDKMGNHPHFVTHKLADKMTRKTLERGDFRLLHYAGEVTYCVVGFLDKNNDLLYRNIKDLMCQSKNAIVKECFSTMDPDSRKRPETVATQFKSSLLKLTEILMAKEAWYIRCLKSNESKQPGQFDEALIRHQVKYLGLMEHLRVRRAGFAYRRKFDVFLKRYKPLCPATWPHWRGEPADGVEVLVQHLGYLPHEYKMGRTKIFIRHPRTLYATEDAYEKCKHELATRLQAKYKGYRAKGEFKKQKEAATKIETCWRGVQARKEKEKRAWAVKVIKKFIKGYMTRGEAKSTDNSEYLAFVRQSYLNRLKEKLPKTVLDKTTWLTPPVVLQETSEILRKLHYRLMVRKYVRGITPQKKAQLQLKATASSIFKGQKDSYPQSVAQPFLDTRISEQEVNMRVLQMIRNEHIKYSVPVIKYDRNGFKPRPRQLILTQTAAYVIEEAKIKQRVLYTSLKGISVSNLTDGIIVFHIACEDPKQKGDLVMQCDHLFEFLTKLSVIAKKQNAIQVVKGSIKIEIQAGKESAVDFTTGQEPMVYKAKNGHLMVVATRTRTR